A genomic window from Streptomyces broussonetiae includes:
- a CDS encoding ammonium transporter has protein sequence MAPAITLAAEAPKLSAANTGFMLICSALVLIMTPGLAFFYGGMVRVKSTLNMLMMSFISMGIITILWVLYGFSLAFGEHNGLIGWNSDWFGMGHVGLTALWPGYTIPVFVFMVFQMMFAIITPALISGALADRVKFSAWCLFITLWATIVYVPVAHWVWGADGWAFKLGVIDFAGGTAVHINAGAAALGVILVIGKRVGFKKDPMRPHSLPLVMLGAGLLWFGWFGFNAGSWLGNDDGVGALMFVNTQVATAAAMLAWLAYEKIRHGAFTTLGAASGAVAGLVAITPSGGAVSPLGAIAVGAIAGVACAAAVGLKFRFGYDDSLDVVGVHMVGGIIGSLLIGFFATGKGQSTATGVFYGDHTWTQLWKQCAGVGAVLAYSLIVSAVLAFLLDKTIGMRVTEDEEISGIDQAEHAESAYDFSGTGGGVLGSAAHAPALAAAQTRKVDA, from the coding sequence ATGGCCCCAGCCATCACGCTTGCCGCGGAGGCACCCAAGCTGTCTGCCGCGAACACAGGCTTCATGCTCATCTGCTCCGCCCTGGTGCTGATCATGACGCCGGGTCTCGCCTTCTTCTACGGAGGCATGGTCCGGGTCAAGAGCACCCTCAACATGCTGATGATGAGCTTCATCAGCATGGGCATCATCACCATCCTCTGGGTGCTCTACGGCTTCTCCCTCGCCTTCGGCGAGCACAACGGCCTCATCGGCTGGAACTCCGACTGGTTCGGGATGGGCCACGTCGGCCTGACGGCGCTGTGGCCCGGCTACACCATCCCGGTCTTCGTCTTCATGGTGTTCCAGATGATGTTCGCCATCATCACCCCGGCCCTGATAAGCGGCGCGCTCGCCGACCGCGTGAAGTTCTCGGCCTGGTGCCTGTTCATCACCCTGTGGGCCACGATCGTCTACGTCCCGGTCGCCCACTGGGTGTGGGGCGCCGACGGCTGGGCCTTCAAGCTCGGCGTGATCGACTTCGCGGGCGGTACGGCGGTCCACATCAACGCGGGTGCGGCGGCCCTCGGTGTCATCCTCGTCATCGGCAAGCGCGTCGGCTTCAAGAAGGACCCGATGCGCCCGCACAGCCTCCCGCTGGTCATGCTCGGCGCAGGGCTCCTGTGGTTCGGGTGGTTCGGCTTCAACGCGGGCTCCTGGCTCGGCAACGACGACGGCGTCGGCGCGCTGATGTTCGTCAACACGCAGGTCGCGACGGCCGCCGCGATGCTGGCCTGGCTCGCCTACGAGAAGATCCGGCACGGCGCGTTCACCACGCTCGGCGCCGCCTCCGGCGCGGTCGCCGGTCTGGTGGCGATCACCCCGTCCGGCGGCGCGGTCTCCCCGCTCGGCGCGATCGCCGTGGGCGCCATCGCCGGTGTCGCCTGCGCCGCCGCCGTCGGTCTGAAGTTCAGGTTCGGCTACGACGACTCCCTCGACGTCGTCGGCGTCCACATGGTCGGCGGCATCATCGGCTCCCTGCTGATCGGCTTCTTCGCCACCGGCAAGGGCCAGTCCACCGCGACCGGTGTCTTCTACGGCGACCACACCTGGACCCAGCTGTGGAAGCAGTGCGCCGGTGTCGGCGCGGTCCTCGCCTACTCGCTGATCGTCTCCGCGGTCCTCGCCTTCCTCCTCGACAAGACCATCGGCATGCGGGTCACCGAGGACGAGGAGATCTCCGGCATCGACCAGGCCGAACACGCCGAGAGCGCCTACGACTTCAGCGGCACCGGCGGCGGTGTCCTCGGCTCCGCCGCCCACGCCCCGGCCCTGGCCGCCGCGCAGACCAGGAAGGTGGACGCATGA
- a CDS encoding P-II family nitrogen regulator, translating into MKLITAVVKPHRLDEIKEALQAFGVHGLTVTEASGYGRQRGHTEVYRGAEYTVDLVPKIRIEVLAEDDDAEQLIEVIVKAARTGKIGDGKVWALPVDTAVRVRTGERGPDAL; encoded by the coding sequence ATGAAGCTCATCACCGCCGTCGTCAAGCCCCACCGGCTGGACGAGATCAAAGAGGCCCTTCAGGCATTCGGCGTCCACGGCCTGACGGTCACGGAGGCCAGCGGTTACGGTCGGCAGCGGGGCCACACCGAGGTCTACCGCGGTGCCGAGTACACCGTCGACCTGGTCCCGAAGATCCGCATCGAGGTACTGGCCGAGGACGACGACGCCGAGCAGCTGATCGAGGTCATCGTCAAGGCGGCCCGCACCGGCAAGATCGGTGACGGCAAGGTCTGGGCCCTGCCGGTCGACACGGCCGTACGGGTCCGCACCGGCGAGCGCGGCCCCGACGCGCTCTGA
- a CDS encoding [protein-PII] uridylyltransferase: MTGTDVRTEAEDSGPSGYAAARLRLLTEGARSGPPRRAALAELTDNWLGGLFAAAAGDVKGMSLVAVGGYGRGELSPRSDLDLLLLHDGSDPGAVAALADRIWYPVWDLGLALDHSVRTLAETRRTAGDDLKAQLGLLDARHLAGDLGLTAGLRTAVLADWRNQAPKRLPELQALCVERAERQGELQYLLEPDLKEARGGLRDATALRAVAASWLADAPREGLADARRRLLDVRDALHLTTGRATDRLALQEQDQVAAELGLLDADTLLRTVYEAARVISYASDVTWREVGRVLRSRAVRPRLRAMLGGGKPVAERSPLAEGVVEQDGEVVLARAARPERDPVLPLRAAAAAAQAGLPLSLHAVRRLAATTRPLPTPWPAEAREQLVTLLGSGRPTVEVWEALEAEGLISRLLPDWERVRCRPQRNAVHVWTVDRHLIETAVRASALTRGVSRPDLLLVAALLHDIGKGWPGDHSVAGEIIAKDVAARIGFDRADVTVLSVLVRHHLLLIETATRRDLDDPATVRSVAEAVGTQGTLELLHALTEADALATGPAAWSSWRGSLVADLVRRVSAVLAGDTPDEPEPAAPTAEQERLAIEAFRTGSPVLALRAQTEPVTEEEHAQEPLGVELLIAVPDQPAVLPAVAGVLAVHRLTVRTAELRALRLPDDVEEGSVLLLAWRVAAEYGSLPQATRLRADLVRALDGSLDIAGRLAERDAAYPRRRGRTAPPPRVAVAPAASHHATVIEVRAQDAPGLLHRIGMALEKAGVRVRSMHVSTLGSNAVDAFYVTTGTGAQLPARDASSLARTLEETLRG; this comes from the coding sequence GTGACGGGAACGGACGTGCGTACGGAAGCAGAGGACTCGGGACCCAGCGGCTACGCGGCGGCCCGGCTGCGCCTCCTCACCGAGGGGGCGCGGTCCGGGCCGCCGCGCCGTGCCGCCCTCGCGGAACTGACCGACAACTGGCTCGGCGGGCTGTTCGCCGCGGCCGCCGGGGACGTCAAGGGCATGTCCCTGGTCGCCGTCGGCGGCTACGGCCGCGGCGAGCTGTCCCCGCGCAGCGACCTCGACCTCCTGCTGCTGCACGACGGCTCCGACCCCGGCGCGGTCGCCGCCCTCGCCGACCGCATCTGGTACCCGGTGTGGGACCTCGGCCTCGCCCTCGACCACTCCGTGCGCACCCTGGCCGAAACCCGCAGGACCGCCGGGGACGATCTGAAGGCCCAGCTCGGCCTCCTGGACGCCCGCCATCTCGCCGGCGACCTCGGCCTCACCGCGGGGCTGCGTACGGCCGTCCTCGCCGACTGGCGCAACCAGGCCCCCAAACGCCTCCCCGAACTCCAGGCCCTGTGCGTCGAACGCGCCGAACGCCAGGGCGAGTTGCAGTACCTCCTGGAACCCGACCTCAAGGAGGCGCGCGGCGGGTTGCGCGACGCCACCGCGCTGCGCGCCGTCGCCGCCTCCTGGCTCGCCGACGCCCCGCGCGAGGGCCTCGCGGACGCCCGCCGGCGCCTGCTCGACGTACGCGACGCCCTGCACCTGACGACGGGCCGTGCCACCGACCGGCTCGCGCTCCAGGAGCAGGACCAGGTGGCGGCCGAGCTGGGCCTGCTGGACGCCGACACGCTGCTGCGGACGGTCTACGAGGCGGCACGCGTGATCTCGTACGCCAGTGACGTCACCTGGCGCGAGGTGGGGCGCGTGCTGCGTTCGCGCGCTGTCCGGCCGCGTCTGCGCGCCATGCTGGGGGGCGGCAAGCCCGTTGCCGAGCGCTCCCCGCTCGCCGAGGGCGTGGTGGAGCAGGACGGGGAGGTGGTCCTCGCCCGGGCCGCGCGCCCCGAACGCGACCCCGTGCTGCCGCTGCGGGCCGCGGCCGCCGCCGCACAGGCCGGCCTCCCGCTCTCTCTGCACGCCGTACGGCGCCTGGCCGCCACCACACGCCCCCTGCCCACGCCCTGGCCCGCCGAGGCCCGTGAACAACTGGTCACCCTGCTCGGCTCCGGCCGCCCGACCGTCGAGGTCTGGGAGGCGCTGGAGGCCGAGGGCCTCATCAGCCGCCTGCTGCCGGACTGGGAGCGGGTCCGCTGCCGTCCGCAGCGCAATGCCGTCCATGTCTGGACGGTCGACCGGCATCTGATCGAGACGGCCGTGCGCGCCTCCGCGCTGACCCGCGGGGTCAGCCGCCCCGACCTGCTCCTGGTCGCCGCGCTGCTGCACGACATCGGCAAGGGCTGGCCCGGCGACCACTCGGTGGCCGGCGAGATCATCGCCAAGGACGTGGCGGCGAGGATCGGCTTCGACCGCGCGGACGTGACGGTGCTGTCCGTCCTCGTCCGTCACCACCTCCTGCTGATCGAGACGGCCACCCGCCGCGACCTGGACGATCCGGCCACCGTCCGCTCGGTCGCCGAGGCCGTCGGCACCCAGGGCACCCTGGAGCTGCTGCACGCGCTGACGGAGGCCGACGCCCTCGCCACCGGACCGGCCGCCTGGTCCTCCTGGCGCGGTTCCCTCGTCGCCGACCTGGTCCGGCGGGTGTCCGCGGTGCTCGCCGGGGACACCCCCGACGAACCCGAGCCGGCCGCGCCCACGGCCGAGCAGGAGCGCCTCGCCATCGAGGCGTTCCGCACCGGAAGCCCGGTCCTCGCCCTGCGCGCGCAGACCGAACCGGTCACCGAGGAGGAGCACGCCCAGGAACCCCTCGGTGTCGAGCTGCTCATCGCCGTACCCGACCAGCCCGCCGTGCTCCCCGCGGTCGCCGGTGTCCTCGCCGTGCACCGCCTGACCGTCCGCACGGCCGAGCTGCGCGCCCTGCGCCTGCCGGACGACGTCGAGGAGGGCTCGGTCCTGCTGCTCGCCTGGCGGGTCGCCGCCGAGTACGGCTCCCTGCCCCAGGCCACCCGGCTGCGCGCCGATCTCGTGCGCGCCCTCGACGGCTCCCTGGACATCGCCGGCCGCCTCGCCGAACGGGACGCGGCCTATCCGAGGCGCCGCGGCCGGACGGCCCCGCCGCCCCGCGTCGCGGTGGCCCCGGCCGCCTCCCACCACGCCACGGTGATCGAGGTCCGCGCCCAGGACGCCCCGGGCCTGCTGCACCGGATCGGCATGGCCCTGGAGAAGGCGGGGGTACGGGTGCGCAGCATGCACGTGAGCACACTGGGCTCGAACGCGGTGGATGCGTTCTACGTCACGACCGGCACGGGGGCCCAGCTGCCCGCGCGGGACGCCTCGTCGCTGGCCCGGACCCTGGAGGAGACGTTGCGCGGATGA
- the ffh gene encoding signal recognition particle protein: MFDTLSDRLSATFKNLRGKGRLSEADIDATAREIRIALLEADVALPVVRTFIKNIKERALGVEVSKALNPAQQVLKIVNDELVTILGGETRRLRFAKQPPTVIMLAGLQGAGKTTLAGKLGRWLKEQGHSPLLVAADLQRPNAVNQLSVVAERAGVAVFAPEPGNGVGDPVKVAKDSIEFAKSKVHDIVIVDTAGRLGIDQEMMQQAADIRDAVSPDEILFVVDAMIGQDAVNTAEAFRDGVGFDGVVLSKLDGDARGGAALSIRQITGKPIMFASNGEKLDDFDAFHPDRMASRILDMGDLLTLIEQAEKTFSQEEAAKMASKLASKKGQDFTLDDFLAQMEQVRKMGSISKLLGMLPGMGQIKDQIQNIDERDVDRTAAIIKSMTPGERQDPTIINGSRRARIAKGSGVEVSAVKNLVERFFDARKMMSRMAQGGGMPGMPGLPGMGGGPGRQKKQVKKAKGKQRSGNPMKRKQQELEEAQRREAAAQGGGAFGVPQQGGQEFELPDEFKKFMG; this comes from the coding sequence GTGTTCGACACTCTCTCCGATCGCCTGTCAGCGACTTTCAAGAACCTGCGCGGCAAGGGACGGCTCTCCGAGGCGGACATCGACGCCACCGCGCGCGAGATCCGTATCGCGCTCCTCGAAGCGGATGTCGCCCTCCCTGTCGTCCGCACGTTCATCAAGAACATCAAGGAGCGGGCGCTCGGAGTCGAGGTCTCCAAGGCGCTGAACCCGGCCCAGCAGGTCCTGAAGATCGTCAACGACGAGCTGGTGACCATCCTCGGCGGCGAGACCCGGCGTCTGCGCTTCGCCAAGCAGCCGCCCACCGTGATCATGCTGGCCGGTCTGCAGGGTGCCGGTAAGACCACCCTCGCGGGCAAGCTCGGCCGCTGGCTGAAGGAGCAGGGCCACTCCCCGCTGCTGGTCGCCGCCGACCTCCAGCGCCCCAACGCCGTGAACCAGCTGAGCGTCGTCGCCGAGCGCGCGGGCGTGGCGGTCTTCGCGCCCGAGCCGGGCAACGGCGTCGGCGACCCGGTGAAGGTCGCCAAGGACTCCATCGAGTTCGCGAAGTCCAAGGTCCACGACATCGTGATCGTGGACACCGCCGGCCGCCTCGGCATCGACCAGGAGATGATGCAGCAGGCCGCGGACATCCGCGACGCCGTCTCCCCGGACGAGATCCTGTTCGTCGTCGACGCGATGATCGGTCAGGACGCGGTCAACACCGCCGAGGCCTTCCGCGACGGCGTCGGCTTCGACGGCGTGGTCCTGTCCAAGCTCGACGGTGACGCCCGCGGTGGTGCCGCCCTGTCGATCCGGCAGATCACCGGCAAGCCGATCATGTTCGCGTCGAACGGCGAGAAGCTGGACGACTTCGACGCGTTCCACCCGGACCGCATGGCCTCCCGCATCCTCGACATGGGTGACCTGCTCACCCTGATCGAGCAGGCCGAGAAGACCTTCAGCCAGGAAGAGGCCGCCAAGATGGCCTCGAAGCTGGCGTCCAAGAAGGGCCAGGACTTCACCCTGGACGACTTCCTGGCCCAGATGGAGCAGGTCCGGAAGATGGGCTCCATCTCCAAGCTGCTCGGCATGCTCCCGGGCATGGGCCAGATCAAGGACCAGATCCAGAACATCGACGAGCGTGACGTCGACCGCACCGCCGCGATCATCAAGTCGATGACGCCGGGCGAACGCCAGGACCCGACGATCATCAACGGCTCCCGCCGCGCCCGTATCGCCAAGGGTTCCGGTGTCGAGGTCAGCGCGGTGAAGAACCTGGTCGAGAGGTTCTTCGACGCCCGCAAGATGATGTCCCGGATGGCGCAGGGCGGCGGCATGCCGGGCATGCCGGGGCTCCCGGGCATGGGCGGTGGCCCCGGCCGGCAGAAGAAGCAGGTCAAGAAGGCCAAGGGCAAGCAGCGCTCCGGCAACCCGATGAAGCGCAAGCAGCAGGAGCTGGAGGAGGCCCAGCGCCGCGAGGCGGCGGCCCAGGGCGGAGGTGCCTTCGGGGTGCCGCAGCAGGGTGGCCAGGAGTTCGAGCTGCCGGACGAGTTCAAGAAGTTCATGGGCTGA
- the ftsH gene encoding ATP-dependent zinc metalloprotease FtsH: protein MTNPAPPRKSPDQPWRTEGAPEEPPKPPSGGPRMRGGWWRLIFTALIVYLIANLVLSYFDQETEPTIAYTEFSKQVNGGNVAKIYAKGDSIQGQLKKEQTNPEGGGKYTKFNTERPSWANDSLWSNLTKHNVTVTAEPVVQHRSFLANLLISLAPMLILIAVWIFVARRMSAGLGGAGGMLGRKAPPKPVELVPGEKRTTFADVAGIDEVEGELNDVVDFLENPDAYRRMGAKMPRGVLLAGPPGTGKTLLARAVAGEAGVPFFSASASEFIEMIVGVGASRVRELFAEARKVAPSIIFIDEIDTIGRARGGGASMGGHDEREQTLNQILTEMDGFSGSEGVIVIAATNRADILDPALTRPGRFDRIVQVSPPDRGGREAILEIHTRDIPLAQNVDLAQVARTTPGMTGADLANLANEAALLAVKRQQQAVTQSDLSDALEKVQLGAERPLVMPEEERRRTAYHESGHALLGMLQPGADPVRKITIVPRGRALGVTLSTPDADKYAYTEEYLRGRIIGALGGMAAEHVVYDVITTGSESDLEQVTNIARGMVSRWGMSEEVGRLSALPNDAQQAYGLAAAPQTLDVIDAEMRRIVDECYEEACRKLREHRGQLDALAQALLQNETLEEADAYRIAGITRLTKDLDS from the coding sequence ATGACCAACCCCGCGCCGCCACGTAAGTCGCCCGACCAGCCCTGGCGTACCGAGGGTGCTCCGGAGGAGCCGCCGAAGCCGCCGTCGGGCGGGCCGAGGATGCGTGGCGGCTGGTGGCGGCTGATCTTCACCGCGCTGATCGTGTACCTGATCGCGAACCTGGTGCTGTCGTACTTCGACCAGGAGACCGAGCCGACGATCGCGTACACCGAGTTCAGCAAGCAGGTCAACGGCGGCAATGTCGCCAAGATCTACGCCAAGGGCGACTCGATCCAGGGGCAGCTCAAGAAGGAGCAGACGAACCCCGAGGGCGGCGGGAAGTACACCAAGTTCAACACCGAGCGGCCGTCCTGGGCGAACGACAGTCTCTGGTCGAATCTGACCAAACACAACGTGACCGTCACGGCCGAACCCGTCGTCCAGCACCGCAGCTTTCTCGCCAATCTGCTGATCTCGCTGGCGCCCATGCTGATCCTCATCGCCGTGTGGATCTTCGTCGCGCGGCGGATGAGCGCGGGCCTCGGCGGCGCGGGCGGGATGCTGGGCCGCAAGGCGCCGCCCAAGCCGGTCGAGCTGGTACCGGGGGAGAAGCGCACGACCTTCGCCGATGTGGCCGGTATCGATGAGGTCGAGGGCGAGCTGAACGACGTCGTCGACTTCCTCGAGAACCCCGACGCCTATCGCCGCATGGGCGCCAAGATGCCCCGCGGCGTGCTGCTCGCGGGGCCGCCCGGCACCGGAAAGACGCTGCTCGCGCGTGCGGTCGCCGGCGAGGCGGGCGTGCCGTTCTTCTCCGCGTCCGCGTCCGAGTTCATCGAGATGATCGTGGGTGTGGGCGCCTCGCGCGTGCGGGAGTTGTTCGCGGAGGCCCGCAAGGTCGCCCCGTCGATCATCTTCATCGACGAGATCGACACCATCGGCCGGGCCCGCGGCGGCGGCGCGTCCATGGGCGGGCACGACGAGCGCGAGCAGACCCTGAACCAGATCCTCACCGAGATGGACGGTTTCTCCGGCTCGGAGGGCGTCATCGTCATCGCGGCCACCAACCGCGCCGACATCCTCGACCCGGCCCTGACCCGCCCCGGCCGTTTCGACCGGATCGTCCAGGTCTCGCCCCCGGACCGCGGCGGCCGTGAGGCGATCCTGGAGATCCACACCCGGGACATCCCGCTCGCCCAGAACGTCGACCTCGCCCAGGTGGCCCGTACGACCCCGGGCATGACAGGCGCCGACCTGGCCAACCTCGCCAACGAGGCCGCCCTGCTCGCGGTCAAGCGCCAGCAGCAGGCGGTGACCCAGTCCGACCTCTCCGACGCGCTGGAGAAGGTCCAGCTCGGCGCGGAACGCCCGCTGGTGATGCCGGAGGAGGAGCGCAGGCGCACCGCCTACCACGAGAGCGGGCACGCCCTGCTCGGCATGCTCCAGCCGGGCGCCGACCCCGTCCGCAAGATCACCATCGTGCCGCGCGGCCGGGCCCTCGGCGTCACGCTGTCGACGCCGGACGCGGACAAGTACGCGTACACCGAGGAGTACCTGCGCGGCCGGATCATCGGCGCGCTCGGCGGCATGGCGGCCGAGCACGTCGTCTACGACGTGATCACCACCGGTTCCGAGAGCGACCTGGAGCAGGTCACCAACATCGCGCGCGGGATGGTGTCCCGCTGGGGCATGAGCGAGGAGGTCGGCCGCCTCTCGGCGCTCCCGAACGACGCCCAGCAGGCCTACGGGCTGGCCGCCGCACCGCAGACCCTGGACGTCATCGACGCCGAGATGCGCCGGATCGTGGACGAGTGCTACGAGGAGGCGTGCCGCAAACTCCGCGAGCACCGCGGCCAGTTGGACGCCCTTGCGCAGGCGCTGCTGCAGAACGAGACGCTGGAGGAGGCGGACGCGTACCGGATCGCCGGAATCACCCGCCTGACCAAGGACCTCGACTCGTAG
- a CDS encoding SAM-dependent methyltransferase yields the protein MTPTLVRPHASHADSAPREDLCARARDWSEIQERMLVPLYEAVYERLEVGPATRLLGLRCGSGLALLRAAARGATVTGCDAASPERLALARNRLLPHAAREAGASAESGGVPAARGGGRGENSGTRARAGAELVAGPPADVVGAPAGGYDLVTVFEPVGCLAGDSEGLGELLAQALPVAGRRAAVVLAGWGPPERCATSSVLRVATKLADPLRSARSWRPARRDDLEEVAQRAGLRPDGSGRVACPFGYAGLDSAVRGLLSTGLFDAAIAATDAKQVDKELTEALHPYRRPDGTVWMPNVFRYLVARVP from the coding sequence ATGACACCTACGCTCGTGCGGCCGCACGCGTCTCACGCGGATTCCGCACCCCGCGAGGACCTGTGCGCACGCGCGCGTGACTGGTCCGAGATCCAGGAGCGGATGCTGGTGCCGCTCTACGAAGCCGTCTACGAGCGTCTCGAAGTGGGCCCCGCCACCCGGCTGCTGGGCCTGCGCTGCGGCTCGGGACTCGCCCTGCTGAGGGCCGCCGCCAGAGGTGCCACGGTCACCGGCTGCGACGCCGCCTCCCCCGAGCGCCTCGCCCTGGCCCGCAACCGCCTGCTGCCGCACGCGGCACGCGAAGCCGGGGCATCCGCCGAGAGCGGCGGTGTGCCCGCTGCGCGCGGCGGCGGGCGCGGCGAAAACAGCGGTACGCGTGCGCGTGCCGGTGCGGAACTCGTCGCCGGGCCGCCCGCCGATGTGGTCGGCGCGCCGGCGGGCGGGTACGACCTGGTGACCGTCTTCGAGCCGGTCGGGTGTCTCGCGGGTGACTCCGAGGGGCTCGGGGAGCTGCTGGCCCAGGCTCTGCCGGTGGCCGGGCGGCGGGCCGCCGTGGTGCTGGCCGGCTGGGGGCCGCCGGAGCGCTGCGCCACCTCCTCGGTGCTGCGGGTGGCGACGAAACTGGCCGATCCGCTGCGCAGCGCGCGCAGTTGGCGGCCCGCCCGGCGGGACGACCTGGAGGAGGTCGCGCAGCGGGCCGGGCTCAGGCCGGACGGCTCGGGGCGGGTCGCCTGCCCGTTCGGGTACGCCGGCCTCGACAGCGCCGTACGCGGCCTGCTGTCGACGGGGCTGTTCGACGCGGCGATCGCGGCGACGGACGCCAAGCAGGTCGACAAGGAGCTGACCGAGGCCCTGCACCCGTACCGGCGCCCGGACGGGACGGTGTGGATGCCGAACGTGTTCCGGTACCTCGTCGCCCGCGTGCCCTGA
- the rpsP gene encoding 30S ribosomal protein S16, with protein sequence MAVKIKLKRLGKIRSPHYRIVVADSRTRRDGRAIEEIGKYHPTYNPSVIEVDADRVAYWLGVGAQPTEPVLAILKKTGDWQKFKGEPAPAPLLVAEPKAARPSFEALAGDDEGKGEAITQKKKAEKKDEAAAESESTEA encoded by the coding sequence GTGGCAGTCAAGATCAAGCTGAAGCGTCTGGGCAAGATCCGTTCGCCTCACTACCGCATCGTCGTCGCCGACTCCCGCACCCGCCGTGACGGCCGTGCGATCGAGGAGATCGGCAAGTACCACCCGACCTACAACCCGTCGGTCATCGAGGTGGACGCCGACCGCGTGGCGTACTGGCTGGGTGTCGGCGCGCAGCCGACCGAGCCCGTGCTCGCCATCCTGAAGAAGACCGGCGACTGGCAGAAGTTCAAGGGCGAGCCCGCCCCGGCGCCGCTGCTCGTCGCCGAGCCGAAGGCCGCGCGTCCCTCGTTCGAGGCGCTCGCCGGTGACGACGAGGGCAAGGGTGAGGCGATCACCCAGAAGAAGAAGGCTGAGAAGAAGGACGAGGCTGCGGCTGAGTCCGAGTCGACCGAGGCCTGA
- a CDS encoding RNA-binding protein, which translates to MLEEALEHLVKGIVDNPDDVQVASRNLRRGRVLEVRVHPDDLGKVIGRNGRTARALRTVVGAIGGRGVRVDLVDVDHVR; encoded by the coding sequence ATGCTCGAGGAGGCGCTTGAGCACCTCGTGAAGGGCATCGTCGACAACCCTGACGATGTGCAGGTCGCCTCGCGCAACCTGCGCCGCGGGCGCGTGCTGGAGGTCCGGGTGCACCCCGACGACCTCGGCAAGGTGATCGGCCGCAACGGCCGTACCGCGCGCGCCCTGCGCACCGTCGTGGGCGCCATCGGCGGTCGCGGTGTCCGCGTCGACCTCGTCGACGTGGACCACGTCCGCTGA
- the rimM gene encoding ribosome maturation factor RimM (Essential for efficient processing of 16S rRNA), translated as MQLVVARIGRAHGIKGEVTVEVRTDEPELRLAPGAVLATDPASTGPLTIETGRVHSGRLLLRFEGVADRNAAEALRNTLLIAEIDPEELPEGEDEYYDHQLIDLDVVTEDGQEVGRITEISHLPSQDLFIVERPDGSEVLIPFVEEIVTEIDLEEQRAVIAPPPGLIDDRAEIASSREDSE; from the coding sequence GTGCAGCTGGTAGTCGCACGGATCGGCCGTGCCCATGGCATCAAGGGCGAGGTCACCGTCGAGGTGCGTACCGACGAGCCGGAACTCAGGCTCGCGCCCGGCGCCGTACTCGCCACGGATCCCGCCTCCACGGGACCGCTGACCATCGAGACGGGGCGCGTCCACAGTGGCCGCCTCCTCCTGCGCTTCGAGGGCGTCGCCGACCGCAATGCCGCCGAAGCCCTCCGCAACACTCTCCTCATCGCCGAGATCGACCCCGAGGAACTGCCCGAGGGCGAGGACGAGTACTACGACCACCAGCTCATCGACCTGGACGTGGTCACCGAGGACGGGCAGGAGGTCGGCCGGATCACCGAGATCTCGCACCTGCCCTCCCAGGACCTGTTCATCGTGGAGCGACCCGACGGCAGCGAGGTGCTGATCCCCTTCGTGGAGGAGATCGTCACCGAGATCGACCTGGAGGAGCAGAGGGCCGTCATCGCGCCCCCGCCCGGCCTGATCGACGACCGCGCCGAGATCGCCTCTTCGAGGGAAGACAGCGAATGA
- the trmD gene encoding tRNA (guanosine(37)-N1)-methyltransferase TrmD, whose amino-acid sequence MRLDVVTIFPEYLEPLNVSLVGKARARGQLNVQVHDLREWTYDRHNTVDDTPYGGGPGMVMKTDPWGDALDTVLADGYETGATAPAIIVPTPSGRPFTQELAVELSERPWLIFTPARYEGIDRRVMDEYATRVPVYEVSIGDYVLAGGEAAVLVVTEAVARLLPGVLGNAESHRDDSFAPGAMAGLLEGPVYTKPPVWRGRDIPDVLLSGHHGKIARWRRDEALKRTTVNRPDLIERCDPKAFDKKDREMLSILGWEPDPEGEPFGRFWRRAGGMEE is encoded by the coding sequence ATGAGGCTCGACGTCGTCACGATCTTCCCCGAGTACCTCGAGCCCCTGAACGTCTCCCTCGTCGGCAAGGCACGCGCGCGTGGGCAGCTGAACGTCCAGGTGCACGACCTGCGCGAGTGGACGTACGACCGGCACAACACGGTCGACGACACCCCGTACGGCGGCGGCCCCGGCATGGTCATGAAGACCGACCCCTGGGGCGACGCCCTGGACACGGTCCTCGCCGACGGCTACGAGACCGGCGCCACGGCCCCCGCGATCATCGTGCCGACGCCCAGCGGCCGCCCCTTCACCCAGGAGCTGGCCGTCGAACTCTCCGAGCGCCCCTGGCTGATCTTCACGCCGGCCCGCTACGAGGGCATCGACCGGCGCGTGATGGACGAGTACGCGACCCGTGTGCCCGTCTACGAGGTCTCCATCGGCGACTACGTCCTCGCCGGCGGCGAGGCGGCCGTACTCGTCGTCACGGAGGCCGTGGCCCGGCTGCTGCCCGGCGTCCTCGGCAACGCCGAGTCCCACCGCGACGACTCCTTCGCGCCCGGCGCCATGGCCGGCCTCCTGGAAGGCCCCGTGTACACCAAGCCGCCCGTCTGGCGCGGTCGGGACATCCCCGACGTGCTGCTCAGCGGCCACCACGGCAAGATCGCCCGCTGGCGCCGCGACGAGGCCCTGAAGCGTACGACCGTCAACCGGCCCGACCTGATCGAGCGCTGCGACCCCAAGGCCTTCGACAAGAAGGACCGCGAGATGCTCTCCATCCTGGGCTGGGAACCGGACCCCGAGGGTGAGCCGTTCGGCCGATTTTGGCGGCGGGCCGGGGGCATGGAAGAATAG